In Hermetia illucens chromosome 1, iHerIll2.2.curated.20191125, whole genome shotgun sequence, one genomic interval encodes:
- the LOC119646352 gene encoding uncharacterized protein LOC119646352 isoform X1 has translation MRDYFKDNKNKFLKEIDNDDYLFKNFTRMSQIDYNILLDMIRPLITKRDTVMREAIPAEIRLAITLRYLATGDSYASLSFLFKVSTQSISKIVPEVAKSICSALKDYIKLPQDTGDWRVVANNFDKN, from the exons ATGCGTGACTATTTTAAAGACAATAAAAATAAGTTTTTAAAAGAGATAGATAATGACGActatcttttcaaaaattttacacgGATGTCTCAAATAGATTACAATATTCTATTGGATATGATAAGGCCGCTAATAACAAAAAGGGATACGGTTATGCGTGAGGCTATACCTGCTGAAATCAGACTCGCAATCACACTCCGTTATCTGGCAACAGGCGACTCATACGCAAGCCTAAGCTTCCTATTCAAAGTTTCAACACAAAGCATTTCGAAAATTGTTCCTGAAGTAGCGAAAAGTATTTGTTCAGCACTGAAAGATTACATAAAG ctTCCTCAGGACACAGGAGATTGGAGGGTAGTTGCAAACAACTTTGATAAAAACTGA
- the LOC119646352 gene encoding uncharacterized protein LOC119646352 isoform X2, with protein sequence MRDYFKDNKNKFLKEIDNDDYLFKNFTRMSQIDYNILLDMIRPLITKRDTVMREAIPAEIRLAITLRYLATGDSYASLSFLFKVSTQSISKIVPEVAKSICSALKDYIKDTGDWRVVANNFDKN encoded by the exons ATGCGTGACTATTTTAAAGACAATAAAAATAAGTTTTTAAAAGAGATAGATAATGACGActatcttttcaaaaattttacacgGATGTCTCAAATAGATTACAATATTCTATTGGATATGATAAGGCCGCTAATAACAAAAAGGGATACGGTTATGCGTGAGGCTATACCTGCTGAAATCAGACTCGCAATCACACTCCGTTATCTGGCAACAGGCGACTCATACGCAAGCCTAAGCTTCCTATTCAAAGTTTCAACACAAAGCATTTCGAAAATTGTTCCTGAAGTAGCGAAAAGTATTTGTTCAGCACTGAAAGATTACATAAAG GACACAGGAGATTGGAGGGTAGTTGCAAACAACTTTGATAAAAACTGA